Part of the Callospermophilus lateralis isolate mCalLat2 chromosome 5 unlocalized genomic scaffold, mCalLat2.hap1 SUPER_5_unloc_1, whole genome shotgun sequence genome is shown below.
AGGGACTTCACAGAAGAAGTGCTGGATCTCCCGGGATCTGCAGAATGGGAAGGTCATGGTGACAGGAGTCAGCATGAAGCCATCCACTGATCCCAGGAACCAGCAGCCAGACGCCAGAAGGAGACACACCCTGTGGTTCATGAGCATAGGATAATGGAGCGGATGGCAGATGGCCATgtagcggtcataggccatggcTGCCAGAAGGAAATATTCTGAACCACCAAGTGTCAAGTAGAGGAACATTTGCATCCCACATTCAGGGACTGAGATGGTACTCACACCCAGCACCTGGTCCAGAAGCATCTTGGGCACAGTGATGGAGATGTACATCATGTCCATGAGGGACAGCTGGCTGatgaagaagtacatgggggtgtggagtTTGGCACTGGAGTGTATCAGGATGATCAGGACAGCATTTCCAGACAAGGCCTTCAGGAAAACCATGAAGATGACCACACAAAGCAGAGTTGGGTGTTGGGATTGACTGAAGAGTCCCACCAGGATGAAATCTGCCCACCCTGTGTGGTTGGTTATCCAGGTGGTGATGTCCATGAGGTTCCACCTTGTCCACCAAGAAAGCTCTGGGTTAATGTTGTACAGAGGGCTGAAGTGACTTCTTAGCTGCCACACACCTGTGCACAATATGATTGTGCCAACCAGAGGACGTACCAGAGCCTGTAGATTCTAGCAGTTCAGATGACCTGTagtaaacaatatttttaaaaagtatctgaAAGCTCACCTGTGGGTGAAGTGAGTTGGTAACTTGTAGTGAGTTCAAGTTCATGAGCTTCCTGAAAAAAGCAGTTTGTCAATGACAAGTGCATATTTTCAGAATCATTGCTCAAAAAAGTAGGGGGCATTTGCAAACAAGGGGAATCACTAATTCCTGAGTTTAAGTTATTCAAGTGTGAAATGAGTGTTAATATTTCTGGTTTAACAATCTGGTTTTAGCTGGCATCTAAGGACTCTCAGATCTATATGGTATATTTGAAATGTTTAAAAAGTTGCTGAGACATAATTTGTGGAATGCACATTTAATATTTGAACCCCCAAGTCTATAGGACCAGGACATGCGGGGAGGTTCTGTGAGTCTGGAATGACTCTGCTATTCTCTCCAG
Proteins encoded:
- the LOC143398962 gene encoding olfactory receptor 2T29-like gives rise to the protein MDITTWITNHTGWADFILVGLFSQSQHPTLLCVVIFMVFLKALSGNAVLIILIHSSAKLHTPMYFFISQLSLMDMMYISITVPKMLLDQVLGVSTISVPECGMQMFLYLTLGGSEYFLLAAMAYDRYMAICHPLHYPMLMNHRVCLLLASGCWFLGSVDGFMLTPVTMTFPFCRSREIQHFFCEVPAVMKLSCSDTSLYETLMYLCCVLMLLIPVTVISGSYSCILLTIHRMNSAEGRRKALATCSSHMMVVTLFYGAAVYTYMLPSSYHTPQKDMVVSVFYTILTPVLNPLIYSFRNQDVTGALRKMLSVESFRKQ